A portion of the Acidobacteriaceae bacterium genome contains these proteins:
- a CDS encoding mechanosensitive ion channel produces MNSALAFSISTPGWLESLSDGPRHALLFNLFKIGGVSVTPVFLIKAFIFLVLLVGLSHLVQRVVLGRLLRRMHISDGAKFALGRFTTYILFLGGLFIGVQSLGVNLSSLVVFGGAVGVGVGLGLQNVVSNFVAGLILLIEQPIRMGDRIETGDTLGDVVRIAARSTWVRTNDNVVIIVPNSEFINNPVTNWTANDPNVRISIDVGVGYNSSPERVRIILLQAAQSNESVLVHPLPDVLFTGFGDNSLNFTLRVWTANAHTPTILKSELYFDLFRRFTEAGIELPFPQRDLHIRSSDIPLPFPGPESKE; encoded by the coding sequence GTGAACTCAGCTCTCGCCTTTTCGATTTCAACGCCCGGTTGGCTGGAAAGCCTCAGTGACGGGCCCAGGCACGCTCTGCTCTTCAATCTCTTCAAGATTGGTGGCGTAAGCGTTACCCCTGTCTTCCTGATCAAGGCGTTCATCTTCCTCGTACTTCTGGTCGGGCTCTCTCATCTTGTGCAGCGCGTTGTGCTTGGTCGCCTGCTCAGGCGGATGCACATATCGGATGGCGCAAAGTTCGCGCTGGGCCGTTTTACCACCTACATCCTCTTCCTCGGTGGTCTCTTCATCGGGGTGCAATCGCTCGGCGTCAACCTTAGTTCGCTTGTCGTCTTCGGCGGTGCTGTGGGCGTCGGAGTTGGCCTCGGCTTGCAGAACGTCGTTTCCAACTTCGTCGCCGGACTCATTCTGCTCATCGAGCAGCCAATTCGTATGGGCGACCGCATCGAGACTGGCGACACGCTCGGCGATGTCGTGCGCATCGCCGCACGCTCTACTTGGGTTCGCACAAACGACAACGTCGTCATCATCGTCCCAAACTCCGAGTTCATCAATAACCCGGTCACAAACTGGACAGCGAACGATCCGAACGTGCGCATAAGCATCGACGTAGGTGTGGGCTACAACTCCTCACCCGAACGCGTGCGCATCATCCTGCTGCAAGCAGCACAATCCAACGAGAGCGTACTCGTTCATCCTCTCCCTGACGTCCTCTTCACCGGCTTCGGGGACAACAGCCTTAACTTCACGCTGCGCGTCTGGACCGCGAACGCGCATACGCCAACGATCCTTAAATCCGAGCTCTACTTCGACCTCTTCCGCCGCTTCACCGAAGCTGGCATCGAGCTCCCCTTCCCTCAGCGCGACCTGCACATACGCTCGTCAGATATCCCGCTGCCGTTCCCAGGCCCAGAGAGCAAAGAGTAG
- a CDS encoding SDR family NAD(P)-dependent oxidoreductase, with product MKHTGNTIFITGGGSGIGRALAEASQKAGNTVIISGRRKDKLDEVTAANPGMHSIVLDVESPESIASVAKELIAKFPSLNTVINNAGIMSMDGVDKPVDDKQVTSIVTTNLLGPIRITSAFIEHLKAQPAAAIAYVTSGLAFTPLAPTATYNATKAAIHSYALSQRYLLQGSSVKVIEIAPPYVQTELMGEHQKADPRAMPLDEYIAETMKLLNEGHDEILVERVLPLRNNAGPNEHAFVKQFNDMFSGH from the coding sequence ATGAAGCACACAGGAAATACGATTTTCATTACAGGCGGCGGATCGGGCATTGGACGCGCGCTGGCAGAGGCTTCGCAGAAGGCTGGCAACACGGTAATCATCTCCGGCCGTCGCAAGGACAAGCTGGATGAGGTGACGGCGGCGAACCCCGGCATGCACTCGATCGTGCTTGATGTTGAAAGCCCTGAGAGCATTGCTTCTGTTGCGAAGGAGTTGATCGCGAAGTTCCCGTCGCTGAATACGGTGATTAACAACGCCGGCATCATGAGCATGGACGGCGTGGACAAGCCTGTCGATGACAAGCAGGTCACGTCGATCGTGACGACCAATCTGCTGGGACCGATCCGCATCACGTCGGCGTTCATTGAGCACTTAAAGGCTCAGCCTGCAGCGGCGATTGCGTACGTTACCTCAGGGCTTGCGTTCACTCCGCTGGCACCGACGGCTACCTACAACGCGACGAAGGCGGCGATCCATTCGTATGCACTCTCGCAGCGGTATCTGTTGCAGGGATCGAGTGTGAAGGTGATTGAAATTGCGCCGCCGTATGTGCAGACCGAACTAATGGGAGAGCATCAAAAGGCTGATCCGCGTGCGATGCCGCTGGATGAGTACATTGCTGAAACGATGAAGCTGTTAAACGAAGGCCACGATGAGATTCTGGTGGAGCGTGTATTGCCGCTGCGCAACAATGCAGGGCCGAACGAGCACGCGTTCGTGAAGCAGTTTAACGACATGTTTTCCGGACACTAA